The Bombus huntii isolate Logan2020A chromosome 6, iyBomHunt1.1, whole genome shotgun sequence genome window below encodes:
- the LOC126866645 gene encoding sensory neuron membrane protein 1 isoform X2 encodes MIKPKKLGIIGGSLFAFGVVFCAIVFPPFLKWKIKNQVTLKPNTEMRELWSTFPVPLDFKIYLFNVTNPTEITAGEKPILEEVGPFFYDEYKHKVNMVDREEDDSLEYNLKATWFYNPSLSSPLTGEEELVFPHVLILSMVKLTLEQQPAAIGILNKAVDNIFKKPSSVFVRAKAREILFDGVPLDCTGKDFASSAICNVLKEKEDALLPDGPGRYLFSLFGPKNGTVLPDRIRVLRGVKYWKDVGKVTEVNGKPELDIWTEDHCNEFNGTDSTIFAPLLTEQDDIVSYSPDICRSLSARFDHKTKVAGINTYHYKADLGDMSTNPEEKCFCPAPDNCLTKNLMDLTKCVGVPLIASLPHLLGSEEKYLEMVDGLHPDEEKHGINMDFEPMTATPLIARKRLQFNMFLNKVEKFKLMKNFPECLFPFFWVEEGIELGGEFLAKLKMVFKMISIIGFMKWLTIISGACVSGAAAAIFFKNKDKGSLDVTKVTPQSQNGKNEDEKKWPNQMTISTIQSAAVPPNLDAN; translated from the exons ATGATAAAGCCGAAGAAACTGGGAATCATCGGTGGCTCTCTGTTCGCCTTTGGAGTTGTGTTCTGTGCGATCGTTTTCCCACCCTTCTTGAAGTGGAAGATCAAAAAC CAAGTAACGTTGAAACCTAATACCGAGATGCGCGAGTTATGGTCCACCTTTCCTGTTCCATTGGACTTCAAGATCTACCTTTTCAACGTGACGAATCCTACAGAAATTACAGCAGGCGAGAAGCCAATCCTCGAAGAAGTAGGACCATTTTTCTACGA CGAATATAAACACAAAGTAAATATGGTCGATCGAGAAGAAGACGACAGTTTAGAGTACAACTTGAAAGCAACTTGGTTTTACAATCCGTCGTTGAGCAGCCCATTGACCGGCGAGGAGGAGCTGGTCTTTCCTCATGTTCTTATTCTCAGCATGGTCAAACTTACTCTTGAACAACAACCAGCTGCAATTGGAATTCTCA ATAAGGCTGTGGACAATATCTTTAAGAAACCAAGTTCTGTATTCGTAAGAGCAAAAGCAAGGGAGATACTGTTCGATGGTGTGCCTCTGGACTGCACGGGGAAGGACTTCGCTTCGAGCGCAATCTGCAACgttttgaaagaaaaggaagacgCTTTGTTACCCGATGGGCCCGGACGCTACCTGTTCTCCCTTTTTGGCCCA aaaaacgGTACAGTTCTTCCTGACCGTATACGAGTGTTACGGGGAGTGAAGTACTGGAAAGACGTCGGAAAAGTGACCGAGGTGAATGGAAAGCCAGAGTTGGACATTTGGACCGAGGACCATTGCAACGAGTTCAATGGCACGGATTCCACCATCTTCGCGCCGTTGCTCACGGAACAGGACGATATCGTGTCGTACTCACCGGATATTTGTAGAAGTTTGTCGGCTCGGTTCGACCACAAGACCAAAGTCGCAG GCATCAACACTTACCACTACAAGGCTGATTTGGGTGATATGAGCACAAATCCCGAGGAAAAGTGTTTTTGTCCCGCGCCAGATAATTGTCTAACGAAAAACCTTATGGACTTGACCAAGTGTGTAGGCGTGCCACTTATCGCTTCTCTACCACATTTGCTTGGGTCGGAGGAAAAATATCTGGAAATGGTCGATGGACTTCATCCCGACGAA GAAAAGCACGGCATTAACATGGACTTCGAACCAATGACAGCCACTCCTTTAATCGCACGCAAGAGGCTACAGTTCAATATGTTCCTTAACAAGGTTGAAAAATTCAAGTTAATGAAGAACTTCCCAGAGTGCTTATTTCCATTCTTCTGGGTCGAGGAGGGAATAGAGCTCGGCGGTGAGTTTCTGGCGAAGCTGAAGATGGTGTTCAAGATGATAAGCATAATCGG GTTCATGAAGTGGCTGACGATAATAAGCGGCGCTTGCGTGAGCGGAGCAGCTGCCGCGATTTTCTTCAAGAACAAAGACAAAGGGTCGTTGGACGTGACGAAGGTAACTCCGCAGTCACAAAATGGAAAAAACGAGGATGAGAAGAAATGGCCTAATCAGATGACCATCAGTACGATACAAAGCGCAGCGGTGCCACCTAATCTCGACGCGAATTAA
- the LOC126866645 gene encoding sensory neuron membrane protein 1 isoform X1 — translation MRLKPLAHDFAARVFRRGVKVTWYSSLLGLLSFLTTGRKLHETLRAPTGHKRVTMIKPKKLGIIGGSLFAFGVVFCAIVFPPFLKWKIKNQVTLKPNTEMRELWSTFPVPLDFKIYLFNVTNPTEITAGEKPILEEVGPFFYDEYKHKVNMVDREEDDSLEYNLKATWFYNPSLSSPLTGEEELVFPHVLILSMVKLTLEQQPAAIGILNKAVDNIFKKPSSVFVRAKAREILFDGVPLDCTGKDFASSAICNVLKEKEDALLPDGPGRYLFSLFGPKNGTVLPDRIRVLRGVKYWKDVGKVTEVNGKPELDIWTEDHCNEFNGTDSTIFAPLLTEQDDIVSYSPDICRSLSARFDHKTKVAGINTYHYKADLGDMSTNPEEKCFCPAPDNCLTKNLMDLTKCVGVPLIASLPHLLGSEEKYLEMVDGLHPDEEKHGINMDFEPMTATPLIARKRLQFNMFLNKVEKFKLMKNFPECLFPFFWVEEGIELGGEFLAKLKMVFKMISIIGFMKWLTIISGACVSGAAAAIFFKNKDKGSLDVTKVTPQSQNGKNEDEKKWPNQMTISTIQSAAVPPNLDAN, via the exons ATGCGTCTGAAGCCTCTCGCGCATGATTTTGCCGCTCGTGTCTTTCGTCGAGGCGTTAAGGTTACCTGGTACTCGTCGCTTTTGGGTCTACTTTCGTTTTTAACGACCGGACGAAAGCTTCACGAAACGCTGCGTGCTCCGACCGGACACAAG CGTGTTACTATGATAAAGCCGAAGAAACTGGGAATCATCGGTGGCTCTCTGTTCGCCTTTGGAGTTGTGTTCTGTGCGATCGTTTTCCCACCCTTCTTGAAGTGGAAGATCAAAAAC CAAGTAACGTTGAAACCTAATACCGAGATGCGCGAGTTATGGTCCACCTTTCCTGTTCCATTGGACTTCAAGATCTACCTTTTCAACGTGACGAATCCTACAGAAATTACAGCAGGCGAGAAGCCAATCCTCGAAGAAGTAGGACCATTTTTCTACGA CGAATATAAACACAAAGTAAATATGGTCGATCGAGAAGAAGACGACAGTTTAGAGTACAACTTGAAAGCAACTTGGTTTTACAATCCGTCGTTGAGCAGCCCATTGACCGGCGAGGAGGAGCTGGTCTTTCCTCATGTTCTTATTCTCAGCATGGTCAAACTTACTCTTGAACAACAACCAGCTGCAATTGGAATTCTCA ATAAGGCTGTGGACAATATCTTTAAGAAACCAAGTTCTGTATTCGTAAGAGCAAAAGCAAGGGAGATACTGTTCGATGGTGTGCCTCTGGACTGCACGGGGAAGGACTTCGCTTCGAGCGCAATCTGCAACgttttgaaagaaaaggaagacgCTTTGTTACCCGATGGGCCCGGACGCTACCTGTTCTCCCTTTTTGGCCCA aaaaacgGTACAGTTCTTCCTGACCGTATACGAGTGTTACGGGGAGTGAAGTACTGGAAAGACGTCGGAAAAGTGACCGAGGTGAATGGAAAGCCAGAGTTGGACATTTGGACCGAGGACCATTGCAACGAGTTCAATGGCACGGATTCCACCATCTTCGCGCCGTTGCTCACGGAACAGGACGATATCGTGTCGTACTCACCGGATATTTGTAGAAGTTTGTCGGCTCGGTTCGACCACAAGACCAAAGTCGCAG GCATCAACACTTACCACTACAAGGCTGATTTGGGTGATATGAGCACAAATCCCGAGGAAAAGTGTTTTTGTCCCGCGCCAGATAATTGTCTAACGAAAAACCTTATGGACTTGACCAAGTGTGTAGGCGTGCCACTTATCGCTTCTCTACCACATTTGCTTGGGTCGGAGGAAAAATATCTGGAAATGGTCGATGGACTTCATCCCGACGAA GAAAAGCACGGCATTAACATGGACTTCGAACCAATGACAGCCACTCCTTTAATCGCACGCAAGAGGCTACAGTTCAATATGTTCCTTAACAAGGTTGAAAAATTCAAGTTAATGAAGAACTTCCCAGAGTGCTTATTTCCATTCTTCTGGGTCGAGGAGGGAATAGAGCTCGGCGGTGAGTTTCTGGCGAAGCTGAAGATGGTGTTCAAGATGATAAGCATAATCGG GTTCATGAAGTGGCTGACGATAATAAGCGGCGCTTGCGTGAGCGGAGCAGCTGCCGCGATTTTCTTCAAGAACAAAGACAAAGGGTCGTTGGACGTGACGAAGGTAACTCCGCAGTCACAAAATGGAAAAAACGAGGATGAGAAGAAATGGCCTAATCAGATGACCATCAGTACGATACAAAGCGCAGCGGTGCCACCTAATCTCGACGCGAATTAA
- the LOC126866645 gene encoding sensory neuron membrane protein 1 isoform X3, with product MLYVRQVTLKPNTEMRELWSTFPVPLDFKIYLFNVTNPTEITAGEKPILEEVGPFFYDEYKHKVNMVDREEDDSLEYNLKATWFYNPSLSSPLTGEEELVFPHVLILSMVKLTLEQQPAAIGILNKAVDNIFKKPSSVFVRAKAREILFDGVPLDCTGKDFASSAICNVLKEKEDALLPDGPGRYLFSLFGPKNGTVLPDRIRVLRGVKYWKDVGKVTEVNGKPELDIWTEDHCNEFNGTDSTIFAPLLTEQDDIVSYSPDICRSLSARFDHKTKVAGINTYHYKADLGDMSTNPEEKCFCPAPDNCLTKNLMDLTKCVGVPLIASLPHLLGSEEKYLEMVDGLHPDEEKHGINMDFEPMTATPLIARKRLQFNMFLNKVEKFKLMKNFPECLFPFFWVEEGIELGGEFLAKLKMVFKMISIIGFMKWLTIISGACVSGAAAAIFFKNKDKGSLDVTKVTPQSQNGKNEDEKKWPNQMTISTIQSAAVPPNLDAN from the exons ATGTTATACGtacgt CAAGTAACGTTGAAACCTAATACCGAGATGCGCGAGTTATGGTCCACCTTTCCTGTTCCATTGGACTTCAAGATCTACCTTTTCAACGTGACGAATCCTACAGAAATTACAGCAGGCGAGAAGCCAATCCTCGAAGAAGTAGGACCATTTTTCTACGA CGAATATAAACACAAAGTAAATATGGTCGATCGAGAAGAAGACGACAGTTTAGAGTACAACTTGAAAGCAACTTGGTTTTACAATCCGTCGTTGAGCAGCCCATTGACCGGCGAGGAGGAGCTGGTCTTTCCTCATGTTCTTATTCTCAGCATGGTCAAACTTACTCTTGAACAACAACCAGCTGCAATTGGAATTCTCA ATAAGGCTGTGGACAATATCTTTAAGAAACCAAGTTCTGTATTCGTAAGAGCAAAAGCAAGGGAGATACTGTTCGATGGTGTGCCTCTGGACTGCACGGGGAAGGACTTCGCTTCGAGCGCAATCTGCAACgttttgaaagaaaaggaagacgCTTTGTTACCCGATGGGCCCGGACGCTACCTGTTCTCCCTTTTTGGCCCA aaaaacgGTACAGTTCTTCCTGACCGTATACGAGTGTTACGGGGAGTGAAGTACTGGAAAGACGTCGGAAAAGTGACCGAGGTGAATGGAAAGCCAGAGTTGGACATTTGGACCGAGGACCATTGCAACGAGTTCAATGGCACGGATTCCACCATCTTCGCGCCGTTGCTCACGGAACAGGACGATATCGTGTCGTACTCACCGGATATTTGTAGAAGTTTGTCGGCTCGGTTCGACCACAAGACCAAAGTCGCAG GCATCAACACTTACCACTACAAGGCTGATTTGGGTGATATGAGCACAAATCCCGAGGAAAAGTGTTTTTGTCCCGCGCCAGATAATTGTCTAACGAAAAACCTTATGGACTTGACCAAGTGTGTAGGCGTGCCACTTATCGCTTCTCTACCACATTTGCTTGGGTCGGAGGAAAAATATCTGGAAATGGTCGATGGACTTCATCCCGACGAA GAAAAGCACGGCATTAACATGGACTTCGAACCAATGACAGCCACTCCTTTAATCGCACGCAAGAGGCTACAGTTCAATATGTTCCTTAACAAGGTTGAAAAATTCAAGTTAATGAAGAACTTCCCAGAGTGCTTATTTCCATTCTTCTGGGTCGAGGAGGGAATAGAGCTCGGCGGTGAGTTTCTGGCGAAGCTGAAGATGGTGTTCAAGATGATAAGCATAATCGG GTTCATGAAGTGGCTGACGATAATAAGCGGCGCTTGCGTGAGCGGAGCAGCTGCCGCGATTTTCTTCAAGAACAAAGACAAAGGGTCGTTGGACGTGACGAAGGTAACTCCGCAGTCACAAAATGGAAAAAACGAGGATGAGAAGAAATGGCCTAATCAGATGACCATCAGTACGATACAAAGCGCAGCGGTGCCACCTAATCTCGACGCGAATTAA